The segment AAGGCTTGCGCAAGTTCCGTCAGACGGGCTTCGGGATGCAGACGATAGTTGACGAAATTCAAAGTGCCACGCGCCGCCGAGTGAACCGAATTGTAACTCGCGTCGCTTAAAATTTTTTTGAGCCGCGCTTCAGCCTCTTTCATCAACGGTTCATCGAAACGTTTCTGGTCATCTACGGAAAGCGTCGATTTGCGAACGAGAGCGCGCGCCGCCAGATACGGCGCGATGAGGCGATAGGGGGAATTTTTATCCGTAGCGATTTGCGAAAAGCCTTTTTCGGCTTCGTCCCATTTATCGCCATAGAAATTCGCGGCAGCGATTTGATACGCGCGGTCGGCTTGCAACCAGGCGGGCGCGCTCGCAGGTGTAGGCGCAGGCGGCGCAACATTGCTTAAACAATTGGCAAAGACCTGATCCTGAGCCTGTAACCATTCTTTAACTAAAGGACTGGTCGCACCGTATTTGGCGATGCGTTCCTGCAACAGTTTCGCGGCATTTTTAAAAGCGTCTTCGGTGCAGTTGGCATAGCTGAAAAATTCTTCGTTGGCATTTTTATAAATTTCAATATTAGGCGAAGCTTCTACGCCCGGCACTTTGCTTCGCGCTTCAAGCCATCTTGCGACCTGGTTGTCACCCTTGGGTTGATTGTATTCATCTTCGCGCAAGCGATGTCGCCACATCGCGACGATGGCTTTTTGTTCTTCGCTGTCAAACCCAAGACCTGCGAAATAACGATAAGCGACGTAAAGATACGACCGCGCATAGCTTGATTGAATGACGCCGAGTTCGCCCGCCGCGTATTGGTCGAGCGGAAAATCCGGGTGAACCGTGAAGGTGAAATAGGCTTGATTAAAAAACGGCCCGCAGGCGAGTTGCGATTGCGGATAGTAGCAAAGCGCCGCAAACATGGCGGCAATGAGTATCAGGGCTTTGGCTTTCTTTATTCTCAAAAAAAATTTTTGCAGGGATTGATGAGTTCGATTTTTCATTGCCATCGTTTCACCTCTTCGATAATCGGTTGCGCGGTTGCTTGATCCCAGGCGCGATTGCTGAAAATGTAAACCCGTCGCGAAGCCGGCAAACGTGTGAAAGGTTCGTCGGTTGCAATGCCCAAACTTTGCGCGGCTAAGGGTTCGCGAAAATCGCCGCCGTTTTCAATATGGGCGCGAATCTGTTTTTCATCTGCGCCCAGACGAAAGAGCATGGGCACGGCTTCATCAACCGGCAGGTCGCTAATCCAGTTGTCATACAGACACCAACTGGCAAGCGCGGTGATGGAAAGCGGCATGGTGGTCGGTAATTCTTTGCGCAAATCCTTGAGCAGTTGTCGGTAAAATTCGCGTTCGCTTTCGCGGGCATCGAAATCGACCTGCACGCCGGAGGTCAGCGGGTTGTTGATGGTGGCGAGGATTTTTGCGAGCACCTTTTTGCGTTGTTCATCTGAGAAACTCGGTTTCTCCTGCCGGTCGGTTTCGATGCGGGTCACGGAAATCACAAAGGCGTCTTTGGAAATTTGCAGCGGTTGCAGGCGCGGGCGCACGAAAGTTTCCTCGCCTTTCAAATGAATGGTGTTGGTTAAAATTGCTACGCCGACTTCGCGTGGATTGATGAAGCGCAAATCTTCCGGGCGCTCCCATGCCCACAAAATAATATTCGGGCATTTGCCGAAACGTTCAGCGGATGTGGGCTTTCTCATCGGCTGCGCCACCGCCCGCCAGTAAACATAAAATGCCACTACACTCGGCAAAGTGACGATGATGGCAGCTAAGATTAAAGCTTTCTTTTTTGCGAACTGCATAAGCTTAAAGTTTTGGAAGCGTCAGACCTTTCTGGTCTTGATATTTTCCGCCCCGGTCGCTGTAACTGGTCAGACAATCTTCGTCGGATTCAAAAAAGAGAATTTGAATGAAGCCTTCTTCGGCATAAAGTCGCACCGGCAAATTCGCAGCGTTGAAAAGCTCGACAACTAAACGCCCGCACCAGTTGGCTTCGAGTGGCGTGGTGTTGGCAATCAACCCCGACCGCGCATAGGTCGACTTGCCAATCGCCAGGGCGGTAACGCGGCGCGGCATATTGAAACGTTCGATGGTGACCCCGAGCGCATAAGAGTGCGGCGGCAATAACCAGTATTCGGAACCATCTTCGGCGCGTCGCAAAGGAACATCTAAAAGGCTCGCGGCATCGAAATTTTTCGGGTCGATTTCAGTGCCGGTCACGGGTGAAAAAACTTTGAATTCATCGCGCGCCAGTCGACAATCATATCCGTAACTCGACAGCCCGCAACTGATGATGCGGCGATTATCAACCCGGCGAATCAAACGCGCTTCATAAGGTTCGATTAAGCCCTCTTCTTCGCACATGCGCCTAATCCAACCGTCAGATTTGATCGACATCAATTCTCCTGTGCTTGAAATGAAATATCAGATTTTTGATGGCAGATGCCGGCTTGATGTTACCTGAAAATATTTTCGGCATCCGCCTCTCATCGCCCTTGCGCACACATAAAATTCCGGGATGGGCGCTGACTTTAATCTGTTTAATTGAGCGAAGAAATCTATCACAAAAGCGGCGCTTTGCGGAAAGCCGGTTGCTCAGTTTAGAGATTCGGGTTTGCTTAAAACATTGTGCAGCACGTCGCTGAGTTCACTAATTTGAAAAGGTTTGGCGATGACTTCGACAAAGCCGAATTTTTTATGGTCAGCCATCACCGGCGCGGTCGAATAGCCGCTTGAAACAATACATTTCGCGCGCGGGTCAATTTCCAGGATTTTTTTAACCGCTTCTTGTCCGCCCATTTTGCCCGGCACGGTTAAATCCATAATCACCGCATTGAACGGGTTGTGGCGTTGCAGCGCGTCTTTGTACGCCGCAATTGCTTCTTCGCCGCTCGCGGTTCCGGTAAATTCATACCCCAGGTCAACCAGCATATCATTGAGCATATCGCGGATGATTTTCTCATCGTCCATCACCAGAATTTTCCCTTTGCCGGAAGCGCTCGACTCAATCGACGCGAGGGTCTCAGCCGCCGGTTTATTTAAAGCCGGAAGATAAATTATAAAACTTGCGCCGCTGCCGAGCTGGGATTCCACGAAAATATAGCCCTCGTGATTTTTAATGATCGAATAGGCAGTGGCGAGTCCCAGCCCGCTGCCTCTCTGTTTGGTAGTAAAGTACGGGTCAAAAATTTTCGACAGATGTTCTTCGGCGATGCCCACGCCTTCATCCTTGATGGCGATTTTGAGGTAATGACCGGGCTTGATGGGGATGCCTTGAATAAGGGTATTGGGGTGAATATCCAGGTTGATTGCCGAAATTTCAATCATGCCGCCAAGCGGCATGGACTGCCGCGCATTGAGCACCAGATTATGAATCACCTGACTGATTTGTCCTTCGTCAATTTCCGTGAGCCACAATCCGGTCTGAAAATTGGTGGTGGGTTGAATGTTTGAACCGGTCAGCGCAAAGCTGATGTTTTCCCGTAACAGCGGCGCGATGGAGATGGTTTTTTTAACCGGCGCGCCGCCTTTGGCAAAGGTTAAAAGTTGTTGGGTTAAATCTTTGGCTCTGAGGGTTGCGAGTTCCGATTCGCCCAACCGCGCATAAGCTTTATGGTCAGCGTCGATGAAGCGTTTAGCCAGCGAGATATTGCCCAGCACGGCGGCTAAAATATTGTTGAAGTCGTGAGCAATGCCGCCCGCCAGTATGCCTATGGATTCAAGCTTGCTGGCTTTCAAGAGTTCTTCTTCGCGTTTGCGCTCTTCGGTGGTGTCGCGAAAAACCAGCACCATGCCGATAATCTGACTTTGTCGATTGTGGATGGGCGCGCCGCTATCGGCTATCGGATACTCTTTGCCATCTTTGGCAATCAGCAGTGTGCGATTTTCCATGCCGACAGCTTTGCCGGTTTGCAGCACCTTCTTGACCGGGCTTTCGCGGATTTCTCTGGTTCTTTCATTGATGATATGAAAAATTTCATTTAAAGGTTTGCCTATCGCCTCTTCCTGTTTCCAACCGGTCAGTTTTTCGGCAACCCGATTGATGAGTACGATGCGCTCGTCGGTATCTGTGGCGATGACCCCATCGCCGATTGAACGCAAA is part of the Acidobacteriota bacterium genome and harbors:
- the dcd gene encoding dCTP deaminase, whose protein sequence is MSIKSDGWIRRMCEEEGLIEPYEARLIRRVDNRRIISCGLSSYGYDCRLARDEFKVFSPVTGTEIDPKNFDAASLLDVPLRRAEDGSEYWLLPPHSYALGVTIERFNMPRRVTALAIGKSTYARSGLIANTTPLEANWCGRLVVELFNAANLPVRLYAEEGFIQILFFESDEDCLTSYSDRGGKYQDQKGLTLPKL